TCGCCGACGCTTCCGTCATGCCATTTTGCCCTCGGGCGAACACAAACATTCCGACGATTATGGTGGCTGAGAAATTGGCCGACACAACCTTGAGAGACGGCAGACGGAGCTAGGCCAGGCGGCATGTACATTCTGCCGGAGCGCTGCCGCAATGTGGTGTTCACCGAGCCGCTTGCTAAGTTCACCGAAGCCCTGCTCATGCCGAATGGCAATCCCAAAAGACCAGCACTCCTTTGACGATATTCGTGATAAGGGCCTAACGCTGGTCACCACCGCCGGTTCCGACACGGTCACGACCGCCAAAGACGCGGGCATTCCGGAGGATCGTGTCATGCAGGTCGCCGGCCAGGCCGAATTCTTGCAGGCAGTGAAGGTCGGCCGCGCGGCGGCGGGGTCGCTAAACTACTTCACGGTAAGGAGCTCGCTGACAAGGTCGACAGCGTTGAAATGGCAGATCCGTTCACCCCGCCGGCTGGGAAGGCCGGCTACCCAAGTCTCGCCTTCCTGCCCAATCAGCAGGCGGTCGATGCCTTCAACGAGGTATTGAATACTTATATCGGCTCCGACCAAATGATGCAGTCGGTCAAAATACGGCTACACCAAAATCAATCTGCCGGACGGCACCAAGACCGGCGACCTGTGCAAGGGTTGAAATCTTGCGGGGAATGCCACCCATGCACCTAAAAGGCTCCCGGCCGCAGTGGCTGGGCGACGACAGAGCAAAGTGACAAGACGCGAGGCTCCGGGGTGCCGATTTCCGGTATTCAGACGAGATAGTTCGGCAACGTGGCATGTGAGGCTGCTACGCTCAGGAGTGAGCAATGGCAGTCCATCTCGCATGTCGCAATGCCGACCTGATGCCCCTCCTTTTGCCGAGGAACCGATGATCACCAAGCATCGCGTATCGGTTGATGGTGTCGAGACATCGTACTGCGAGAACGGAGCTGGTAGGCCGATTGTTTTCCTGCAGGGGGCGGGCTTCCGTGCAGAGGCTAAGAGTTCCTTTGTTCGGCAGCTGAACGGGCTATCCGATCAATTTACGGTAGTAGCGATTGATCAACTCCATTTTGGGGGAACGGATTATCCTGCTGACTGCAAATACATTAACCGGCTCGGTCGTGTGAATCATGTAATTAGCTTCCTCCAACAACTGGGTTTGAAGCAGATCACGCTAGTCGGCCATTCAGAAGGATCATTCGTCGACGCGCGGGTCGCGATCGTGCGTCCCGATCTTGTTTCTAAGCTTGTCCTGCTGACCGCTAACTCCGTGTCGCCGGCGTTCGGAGATGACCGTGACGAAGCTTGGCTGGAGGCCTGCCGGCAGGCTTACGGCTGTTCCGGCCCGATGCCGAGCGAAGAGGAATACATCACCGCACGGCGGAAAAGCTGCCGCGCCCACGGGCAGGATGTGGAATGCGCCGAGCGAGAAGCCTATCGGCGGGCCGCGGCTCGGGGACAATGGGAGATCTGGCAGAGATTGCCGGAAGACGAGACAAACCTGCATCGTTATCCACTGCTGCAGCAGAAGTATATCTTCCCCTACCTTGATCAGCTTCAGGCCCAGACGTTGATCATCTGGTCCAAGAACGACCCTACCGCGACGCCGGAGCAAGGGATCAACCTGGCGAAGCTGATCAGGAATTCAGATTTCCATCTGCTCAATAATGCCGGCGATTCCGTCCAGGTTGATCCGGAGCGAAGCCGTGAACAGACTCATCCGTCAATGGCACGAATGATCAACTGTGACGGGAACAATGCTCGGGCCAGCGTCTCCGAGGCGAATCTCTCAGCGGCGTGTCGCATACGACGAACTTGTGCCCTGCCATGGCAACAAGGGCATAGCCCAGGCGGTGGCGCCCATCCAACCGGGCAGGGCAGGAGTCATGCAAGACGTGGTGTGCCTCAGTTGGCCATACCACAGCTCGCGATTGTTCACTTCCAACGAACCACGGGGATGACGGAAATGTGCGTATGCACCCAAAAATCACCGAATTTCTGCGAATAACTTGCATTTCTCGCACAAAGCACCACAGCTGCGCTGCTACGCTCACGAAGCATGCACAAGTGGCGTAGCAAAGGATCGACTGGAGGAATCTATACCTAAGTGGGGACCCTGCAGCTCACACGATGATGGGAACCGCCGGACTACAAGCTCAACAAATGATGCAATGGTCTTTTCCCGAGGCATATCGGGAGACCATCGGCGATGCGAAAACGGAGGACTAACCAGTGGTCAAGTGGAAACTCGACGAATGCTTTAAGGCTGCAATCTTGAAGAGGATTGCCGCGCTCGGCCTGGCGGCGATGACAATCTCGTCCTTTGCCGGTTCGGCCTCGGCGGAGTCGCTGCTCGATAAGATTAAGAACGGAGAAACGATCCGTCTTGGCTTCACCAATGAGCCTCCCAGTGCCTATCCTGGTGCGAACAACGAGCCGCTTGGCCTGGTCAATGTGATGACACTGGACGTTCTGAGAAAGATGGGAACGACCAAAATCGAGCCGGTCGTAACCGATTGGGGTTCCCTTGTCCCGGGCCTCCAGGCTGGTCGCTTTGACATCATCACGGGCGGCATGTGGATTAAGCCGGAGCGGTGCCGCAACGTCCTGTTCAGCGAACCGATCGCATCGAGCAATGATTCGATGATCGTGCCGAAGGGCAATCCGGAAGCGCTGCATTCCCTCCATGACGCTCAGAAGAAGGGGCTTACCCTGGCCATCATGACGGGTACCACCGCAGTCGAGCAGGCGAAGAAATTAGGTTTCCCTGACGACAAGGTTATGCAGGTCGCCGGACCGCCCGAGGTCGTACAGGCTGTAAAGGCCGGCCGCGCCGCTGCCGGCTCGCTCTATAGTCTGAACGCGACGACTCTTGCCGAGCAGGATCCCAGCATTGAGGTGGCTGACCCGTATACCCCGCCGGGACCGAATGAACATCCCGCCATAGCCTTCCCGCTCAGCGAACAGGCTGCGGTAGACGCGTTCAATGCTGTGTTGAAAGACTATATTGGCTCTGACGAAATGATGGCCGCGGTCGGCAAATATGGTTACACCAAACGCGATCTCCCGGATGGCAGCAAGACCGCTGATCTTTGCAAGGGCTGAAGCTATGCGTCTGACCGCTCCCCGGCCCTTGGCCGGTAGGCGGTCAGTGGGGAGGGCATATGAGTAAGGTCGATCTCAGCTTTATCTTTGCCGTGCTCACCAAGGGCGTCATGACTACGGTCATCGTCACTCTTGGCGCCTGCGTCGTAGCGATCGTCCTTGGGCTTTTCGTGGGCCTGACCCGAGTCTCTCCCCGTCGGCAGTTGCGCTGGTTCAGTATCGCCTACATCGAATTCTTCCGCGGGACGTCCATGCTGGTTCAGCTCTACTGGTGGTTCTTTGTATTGCCGATTTTCGGTATTTTCCTGTCGCCGTGGACTGTCGGAATTTTGGGGATCGGAATGAATGCCTCTGGCTACGCAGCCGAGTATGTCCGCGCCGCCATTCAGGCCGTTGATAGGGGCCAGTATGAGGCATCTACAGCGCTCAATTTTTCGCGGCTCACCATGATGCGGCGTATTATCCTCCCACAGGCAATGCGCGCCATGCTGCCGACCTGGGGTAACATGCTCATCGATGTGCTTAAGGGTAGCTCGCTCGTCTTCTTCATCACCATTCCCGAATTTACTAGCGCCGCCAAGCAGGCGGCCGACGCAACTGGCGATTATATGCTGTTCTTTGCGGTTGCACTATTCGGTTATTACATCATCGCGCGCGCCCTCATCACTCCTTTCGTGCGCTGGCTGGAACGCCGCGTCTCGCGCGGTTTCGTTCGGGAGCAGGTGGCTTGAAGATCTGGGATTGGTCTTACGTATGGGAGGCTTTCCCATATCTCTATCAGGGAGCGATCGTCACCATTGAGGCTACGCTGCTCGGGTTTGCGATCGCGCTGATATTGGGTCTTGTCTTCGCGATGATTCGCCAGTCGCCAAACCGCTACGTCTCGACCACCATGGCGGAGATCGTGGAGTTTATCCGTTCAACGCCCTTGCTGCTGCAGTTGTTCTTTGTCTATTTCGTTGGTCCGCAGATCGGAATCTTCATTCCTGCCTGGACGGCGGGAGTTGGCGTGCTGGGGATCCACTATGCAGCCTATTGTTCCGAAGTCTTCCGCGGCGGCATCGAGAATGTGGATGGCGGCCAGTGGGAGGCCTGTACGGCACTAAACCTTTCGCGAACGCGGACCTGGCGAACAATCATTCTGCCGCAGGCGATCCCGCCCATGGTGCCAGCTCTGGGCAATTACTTCATCGGCATGTTCAAGGACACGCCGGTCCTGGCGGCAATCTCGATCTTCGAGATGCTGCAGCAGGCGAAAAATTTCGGGGGCAATAACTATCGATACATAGAAGCGATCACTATGTGCGGCTTCTTCTACTACGTGTTCAGCTTGGTTGCTTCCGCTATCGTGCAGTCGGTCCGCGTCTGGCTCAACCGCCGCTACCATCTGCAATAGGGAGGCCTTATACTATGAGCGAATTTGTGCTTCGCTTCGAGGACGATCTCACGAAGCGCCCTAGGGCATCAGCCAGGCGGGACGAGCTTGACCTCGATATCAGGCGCAGCGAAAAAGTCATGAACGAACCCATAGTTCGCTTCGAGAACGTCACAAAGCGCTACGGCGCGTTGACGGTGCTGGACGAACTCAATCTCGAGATCGCACGCAACGAGAAGGTGTCCATCATTGGTCCGTCCGGCTCGGGCAAGACCACCGTTCTGCGCATGCTGATGACGCTTGAGCACATCAACGGGGGGGTGATATGGGTCGACGGTGAACCGTTGACGCATACGCAGAAGAACGGCCAAATAGTGCCGGCGAGCGAGCGTCATCTCCGTCGCGTGCGTGCCAAGATCGGTATGGTGTTCCAGCACTTTAACCTGTTCCCGCATATGACTGCTCTGCAGAACTGCATGGAGGCGCCGATCTCCGTCCTTGGGCTCTCGAAGAAGGAGGCGGAGGCCCGAGCGGCAGAGCTGCTCGACTTGGTGGGCCTCGGCGACAAGAAGAACCATTTCCCGATCCAGCTTTCCGGGGGCCAGAAGCAACGCGTGGCGATCGCTCGGGCGTTGGCCATGCGGCCCAAGGTGATGCTGTTTGACGAGGTGACATCAGCGCTTGACCCGGAACTGGTTGGAGAGGTGCTCAACGTCATCCGCAAGCTCAGCGCCGAACATGACCTCACAATGCTGATGGTCACGCACCAGATGGGCTTTGCCAAGGAGTTCTCCGATCGCGTGTGCTTCTTTTCTGGCGGTAAGATTGTCGAGCAAGGCCCGCCCAGCCAGCTTTTAGGCAATCCGCAAAACGAGCGAACGCAGCAGTTTCTCAATGCGGTGCTGGAGACGAGGTGAGTTGCGGGTTGTGCCGCTAGTTGAGTTATCCCGTGGGTGGCTTCCGGGCAGGAACTGGTCCGTTCGGAGCAGGCTGCCCTGCGACGAACCTACGCGCGGTTTTTCAGGGCCGGGTTGATGTCGAGGTTACTGCCCCAGTTCATTCAGGACTGCATAACTAGGATCGTCCGGTCCAAGCCCCAGATTGGTCGAGTTAGGTAAATAGCGCTGCCCGTTCGGCAGTTGCGAGCTTGAAGATCTGATGTGCGTTCAATCTGCCATTCAGGGCATCTGGGCTCTGGAAAGTGCCCTAACACGATTGTCTGACGGCGGACGCAAACCCGGTATCCTACAGGCCCGGGGAGGGTCGCACAAGCGTTCTGCGGTTTCCCAGTTTTTACGGCTTTCATGCGAATGCACCAAAACAATGCCGACTTACTGCGCCTGGAAAGGCATGTTTCTCTGAAACAGCCGTTTCGACGCTGTTAAATTCGTGCATTCAGAGAGAACCTGTATCGCGCAGGTGATGGGCATTTGCTGCCGAAATCACCATCTTAGCTGCTTCCAGAAGAAGGATGCTTCCGTGACAACTCAACAAAGGGCCCTCGGAATTATTGGGCTGGAGATCGGACTTCCGCCTCGTGAATTTCCGCCACCGCAACCGGAGTCGGTCTTCAACCCGGCAACTTTCGACTTCCCAATTATAATAGAGACCGCGGCCGGGGCTTTGGAG
The window above is part of the Mesorhizobium sp. WSM4904 genome. Proteins encoded here:
- the ehuD gene encoding ectoine/hydroxyectoine ABC transporter permease subunit EhuD encodes the protein MKIWDWSYVWEAFPYLYQGAIVTIEATLLGFAIALILGLVFAMIRQSPNRYVSTTMAEIVEFIRSTPLLLQLFFVYFVGPQIGIFIPAWTAGVGVLGIHYAAYCSEVFRGGIENVDGGQWEACTALNLSRTRTWRTIILPQAIPPMVPALGNYFIGMFKDTPVLAAISIFEMLQQAKNFGGNNYRYIEAITMCGFFYYVFSLVASAIVQSVRVWLNRRYHLQ
- a CDS encoding alpha/beta hydrolase, which codes for MITKHRVSVDGVETSYCENGAGRPIVFLQGAGFRAEAKSSFVRQLNGLSDQFTVVAIDQLHFGGTDYPADCKYINRLGRVNHVISFLQQLGLKQITLVGHSEGSFVDARVAIVRPDLVSKLVLLTANSVSPAFGDDRDEAWLEACRQAYGCSGPMPSEEEYITARRKSCRAHGQDVECAEREAYRRAAARGQWEIWQRLPEDETNLHRYPLLQQKYIFPYLDQLQAQTLIIWSKNDPTATPEQGINLAKLIRNSDFHLLNNAGDSVQVDPERSREQTHPSMARMINCDGNNARASVSEANLSAACRIRRTCALPWQQGHSPGGGAHPTGQGRSHARRGVPQLAIPQLAIVHFQRTTGMTEMCVCTQKSPNFCE
- the ehuA gene encoding ectoine/hydroxyectoine ABC transporter ATP-binding protein EhuA — encoded protein: MNEPIVRFENVTKRYGALTVLDELNLEIARNEKVSIIGPSGSGKTTVLRMLMTLEHINGGVIWVDGEPLTHTQKNGQIVPASERHLRRVRAKIGMVFQHFNLFPHMTALQNCMEAPISVLGLSKKEAEARAAELLDLVGLGDKKNHFPIQLSGGQKQRVAIARALAMRPKVMLFDEVTSALDPELVGEVLNVIRKLSAEHDLTMLMVTHQMGFAKEFSDRVCFFSGGKIVEQGPPSQLLGNPQNERTQQFLNAVLETR
- the ehuB gene encoding ectoine/hydroxyectoine ABC transporter substrate-binding protein EhuB; translated protein: MVKWKLDECFKAAILKRIAALGLAAMTISSFAGSASAESLLDKIKNGETIRLGFTNEPPSAYPGANNEPLGLVNVMTLDVLRKMGTTKIEPVVTDWGSLVPGLQAGRFDIITGGMWIKPERCRNVLFSEPIASSNDSMIVPKGNPEALHSLHDAQKKGLTLAIMTGTTAVEQAKKLGFPDDKVMQVAGPPEVVQAVKAGRAAAGSLYSLNATTLAEQDPSIEVADPYTPPGPNEHPAIAFPLSEQAAVDAFNAVLKDYIGSDEMMAAVGKYGYTKRDLPDGSKTADLCKG
- the ehuC gene encoding ectoine/hydroxyectoine ABC transporter permease subunit EhuC; translated protein: MSKVDLSFIFAVLTKGVMTTVIVTLGACVVAIVLGLFVGLTRVSPRRQLRWFSIAYIEFFRGTSMLVQLYWWFFVLPIFGIFLSPWTVGILGIGMNASGYAAEYVRAAIQAVDRGQYEASTALNFSRLTMMRRIILPQAMRAMLPTWGNMLIDVLKGSSLVFFITIPEFTSAAKQAADATGDYMLFFAVALFGYYIIARALITPFVRWLERRVSRGFVREQVA